GCTGATAAAGCCTCTTTAGCTAGTTACATTCGATTGTTTGAACCGATGgttataaaatctttaaagGTAAGTTGCTCAACTTTTAAATTTAGGAAGGATTGTAGCTGCCTTGTTTTGAAATAGGATTTTTCATaatcttatttaaataagtttactaaaacgagtttattttaattagttaatcTGATATCGTTGGTTAATTTGatgtaaatagtttttgttcatatttttagaaataaataaaatatcgggaaaaattttgtaaaactttatACCTATTAATACAATGAATAAACCggaaaaaatatcgaaaatggaaaaatggggaaacagcaccgattttaatgaaactttttgtatagTGTTTATAGGGCCCCAgggaatatatatataatattcatcCAAATTAGCCTAGTCACAATAGAGTTCCAGCGGCGGGGAATATGTAatccaaaatgaaaattttgaagttttctaATTATCTTACATTGAAGAATCCTTTATTCGAGCCAACTGATACagagaaaaatgattttcttagcGTTCTTCTAAATATATCCAGTAGTATCTTTCACAATAATGGCTATAATTGATCTCTTGAATGAATGcccttttatattaaaatatttgattgatttcagCAATATACAGTGACAAGTGATGTCAATTTACAATGTCGTGTATTACAATTATTAAGTCAACTGGTCCAATTACGTGTCAACTATTGTTTATTAGATTCAGatcaaatatttattggttttgttttaaaacagttTGAGTTTATTGAAGAAGGACAAATTccgtaagatattttttttacaaaatccttttattttgctttttttatagaaatctttatttatacatgatgattcaaaattattctgaCAAGCATTGGATATGGATTTCATGCATCAAAATAAGCAATAATTTTCATGTCAGAAAATCAtctaaaacttttcattttagaGATATAAAgtgatagttttaaaataacaagtaaaaacaaacgatGATGGGTATGCCTATCGTTACCATATGGGTAGATCCGCTACTGGGCCCGGGGATtttagtcgaaaattttcaatctttattttaacggttatcattatttaattggattttaGACTGTACTTTTGGCTAGGGGTtacagaaaaatagtatacaaccCACGGCTAGAGTGGTGGATGCCCTGGCGTGTAACTGTCTATCTTAGAGTTGTAATATACTTAGTAAGTAGATGGGCGAAGGTGTATATTACTTGGTTTCTtaaattaaacctttttttctGTACTATAAATATAGTACAATTTGGTAACGTCCTAGAACGGATATCTAGAGGTCTCAGGGTCGGGTCCCGgcttttgtgtaattttttgggTCCTTTCTggtacaattaaactaaatatctaaaggaaaaaaattaatacatctttgaaattttccacagctGTTTATTAGGGTGTAAGCACTTCGTAAAAAAGTCGACCTCTCAGGGGCGTACCTAACCCACTTTTAGGGCGGGTAAgtgttttaatcagttttttacaaattaaaaaaaactacgcaccaaataaaaacattctaatttaagtatttgtatacatatttgttttttttcgactttctagcttcataGTTATTAAAATCCCCAACTGACCCCCAAAAAAGGGGGTTAGATACGCTCGAGAGGTCGACTTTCTTACAAAgtgtttacaacctaataaacaactaataattaaaatttcaaagatgcattatttttttctttattaccatgatattttatttaatgttattagactaataaataaattgaataataattttcagtaaTGCCGATCATTTAatcccaaaaatatttaattttctggtTCACTTATCGTATGAAAATCAACATTCAAAGAGTATAATagtaattccaaaaataatcaacttatgTGATGGTTTAATGGCTAGCGGCCAATCTCCAGTTACACATTGTATACCAGCATTGAGACCAGTAATCATTGACGTGTTTTTATTTCGTGGAACACACAGTAACAACACTACAACAGAATTGAAGGAATTAGAAACTACACGTGATGTATTATTTAGCATGTTACTACGTCTGGTTGAATATCATGATGTCTTGGAAATGTTAACGCTTGTGATTAGTGACAGCAGATATCACAATGATAATGGAGATCGATGGATTAAATGGTCAAAACTTGTGGTTGATTCAGTTGTGCCAATGTTAACACAACGTCGTATTCGATTAGATTCTCGTGATGCTCAAATTGCTTTGCATTCATTATTATGTGAATTACATCCGAATGTTTATAAAGCCATGGATCCATTATTGTTAGTTTTATTTCAAGAACCACCTTATATGGTAAGctcaatcattttatttattgttttcgaATAACAGTTTGTTCGTTGCGAGTCCAAACTTAAGCGGCtacttatgtatttaaaaagtaatttaaatttactggAAATTTCATACCGGTATATCTCGGCGAAAAATGATTGGGTCTGAATGAAATGTACAGCGTGGCTTCGACATTcccttaaaactaaaaatctgAAGTTTTAACATGATGTATTACATGCGTGGATAACCTTACCGACCGTTCTCTGCATATATCAGTCATTCATCAGTTCCATTGTAATTAAATccgtacaataaaattatatttgattcgtatttgatttattctttattttttaaattataaatgctatgttttttgttttggataaaatatattGCAGCGTTACGCATTAATTGCGATTGTACATTCAAGAAATTGTACAAGCGTGGTCGTTGAGGTCATTTGCGGTAGCAAATTgaaagataaagaaaatttcactAACTTGTTCGCCTTGGTTACTTAGATTTGAATAttcaataatcaaaaattagcACAATCTGGGTTGATTCGGTTACTTACGATTCTTAAGATGCTTCACGAATATTAATGacgggttttagtttttgaactttattttattcatgtttAGTTTGAGtgaattaaaatgaatgaatgtattttaGGAAAGTCCCATGTCAGTGCATCACCGATGGTTGGGTGGTATTTTGGCAATATTATTAACACTATCCAGTGTACGTGAAGAAGtgttgttgtttaaaataaatgacatcCGTATGGATATACCAATACGTGCTGTGTACACAAAGTTAATAGAAAATTATGATCCATTGAATGTAACCAGTTCAGCACAATCCATACATAATATACCAGAAGAAGAAATATTTGCACGTTTTATGTTTCGTGTATTCCATATTGCTAGTGAGAAATGTCTACAATGTTTAACTCAACAACTGCAACTGCAACTACACACTAATAGTAATCATAGAAATAATCAAGacaatactaataataataataattataataatactcaATATCTAATAGAACAATTTTCAACtgtacttttattttgtatacatatgtTTGAATCAGGTAAGTTTTATTTATCGCTATCATTATACACTTACTATAATCTAGGATATGACACACTAAATATGATATACAGTAACCTTAATAATCGGCACTCGAATAATACCGGAGTTGATTCGAAAATtgggattgtatggaaaaattcattataacttatactataaataaaataaaacactgaaaaaaCACCAATGGAATCTATATATTTAAGCgaaactgtacatataatacatataccctgtatatagggtgcttttttaagtagatatatgcttgaaactcgaaaaatcaagtttatcgataaaaaagcttaacttaattttggaaaatttcgatTGTGGAAAAAGATGTATAAATgttttccttttagatatttagtctCATTGTACTGCTATTAATAGGTTGCAATGGTGTActgtaacaaattattataaatttagcaTAAGTGTCTTATATTGATTTGTATTTGTAGGTAGTCATTGTAAAATAGCACATACTGCAATGAAATTGTTACACAATCCGTCCACAGATAATTTGCAGATACCAATAGATGAgacaaatgatatatttttaaaattagctaCGTTCGTTCCATTGTTAACATTTCATTGgtgttatattttaacattattaggATATAGTGAACAAAAATATTGGtccaaaatattacaaaatcaaacAATCAATTCATCCAcatccaataataataataatcattcaaatgataataataaaatagaaaacgtTGATTTTGATATCAATGCTAGTACTACTAGCACTAGTACTAAACATCATataaattctattaatttagaaattgtaCGGATTGGTGGCATCATATTATATAGTGATTATATTGTaagtcaaatattatattatttatgcaaatgaaATCGAATCACTCTTAATGAGACATTTATGTAAGCACTTTAAATCTTCATACAGGGTAGGCCGATCATTTAACACGAAAAAAGACTTTTTTATGGTTACTTTTGGGGGGTaggataaaaactaaaaaaaaaaagcaatcggaacaaatatatttcattcatatCCAATCTTTTTCGCTTTCGATTTTTAAGTGCGTGACTTTTTTGCGGTTGGCAGTTTATTTCCAAAATAGTGATTAGTTGCTTGGTTGTACCATTTTTAGATGAAATTATGCTTCAAAATATAAACGGATTGTGATTAAAGAAAAATgacttgaaaataaaactattgcGCATTTTATCTTTcataagtttaataataatagctcCAATCGCAATTTAATGGATTGAAaaggaaatatttgaaaaaaatagattttcttgACCTTTGCGGTTCAATATCTATctcaaataaatgttaaaatgacTAAATTTATCGAaagattttaacagaaaaaacgGAATAGCAGAATACTGTCTGTCCCCTTTGAATGTTGAAAAGAAAGAAGGTTTTTGGTATTCAGTTTTTGTCGTATTTATTAATCTCAGggaaaaatgttccaaacataagttgtttgtaattttataaagatattttatttcgcAGTTCTCCTGCGTTATGTAACACTCAAATCCGCCATCtgaattaagaattttatcTCTATTTTCAGTATTCAGAAGACGATATTCTGCCAATCCTTTTTTCTGATAAAATCGTCTGAGCTAAAAGAAATACATGTAATAATATCCGTTGTTAGTTCTCATTAAGAGATTCGGtttattgtttgttgttttatttagaTTATATCCATTGTTATGCAAAttgttaaattgattttttatattttagtgtgAAAATATAACAGATTGTGAGAATTTAACTTGGTTTCTAGTCAATCATATCGAGTCTGTGATCAAACTTTCTAATGAATTTCCTGTTGCTGAATTTGTGGCAGCAATTCATCGAAATCATGCAGCAAGTGGTTTATTTGTACAAGCAGTAGCTACTAGATGTCAACAATTCAATCAGgtacaaaaaaactttatagaAACTATATAGAATCATCCAAGGGGGTagggttcaaaatttttttcatcgtGTAAGgacataaagtcaataaaaactaGAACgagaaagagaaaattttattcagtcaaaatgtgatatttagtcactatttttcaataagttaattttgtgaggtacagaaaaaaaagaagcttttcCAAACCTCTGTGTGTATCGACCTTCACACCGCTAAGGTATGTTTGAGATGAAGCAAAGTTCAAACGGAGCGTTCATTTGTCGCATCTGTCACGGGTAAAACTAAGAACGCGAAGCATCTGTTAGAATTTTGGAAACGCatctttattacaaatatcgattgcttcgagtgaatttttgacgTCCTGTCCGGCAATTCGTTTTCGCCAAAGTTTAACTTCGTCGATCAATATATGACGGAAATCATCATTCAAAATTGAAGAGTATGCTTCGAATAGTTGAACGCAAAAgtcttcatcaaaatttttttattttttcgggaAAGAAGCAagcataatttgataaaatattgcgatagtTCAAAGATCGATCCTATAAATGTGTCAGAAACAAATTTATGTATGTcgatgtttaatttttgataattttaatttcaattgacACAAAAGCCACGAATATCCATGGTCAACAGTCTCAagataaaaaatcaacaaatgtTGAAACAGATTGCACAGATCACTAGTCACTGGATATTCGTTTCATAAATGGCTTCATTTACAGGACTATTAATCcaataaaatgaacttttaaacTGCCATTCAAACTGGAAGCCTGCACTTTTGAATATAAGTtcattttgacataaattagaagtatacataaataaaaaatattgaattctattaaaggggtagaaaaaagttaaaatctatccccaaaatcacttttttttttttaaatatctagaaaacatacgaagatatggaaaaaagttataaataaaaaatctagatatcaaaattttctataaaatcattaCTGACCCCTTTTGAcgaattttcaatgaaaaccgagatatttgcaataaacaaaTCTCATTTATTGCTCAGCcgcataaaatttcaaaaatgccgGTTCCAGTTTGAATGGTAgtttaaaagttcattttactggactatatattattagttcaaatttatgatTCTCAATCGGGAGGGGGTAGCCCCAATCTCCCCTCGTGCACACTGGCCTAGTATCTAttgttatttgtatattttgagtgcttttttaaaaatattttcaaaacttattttatgGGTAAATCTTTAACAACACCCACCAAAATTCATATTGAAAAcctttcatattatttaatgaagTTTAATAGAATGAatacgaaattaaaattaatttttttcgatgctCTCCCCATCACcccaatttgaaattttagatgGATTATAACACACATGaagcaatttgtttttttttgtcttctttCCAAATATCTTGGCATGACTGCTCAAAACTTGACAAAATTATTTGTCATACCATTTGAAGCGAGAGGACTAGGAATGTAATTTTCTAAATAGCTAATATATTAGCCTGATCATTTTACAGTGATGAGTTCATCTTTTAGCAAGGAATAAATGAAGCTTTTTAAAGAAGTTATCTAAAATCATGCTCATTAGAAAACTtgaactttctagttttggaatcgattgctcaaaaatttttatcatcccCAGCCGTTTTGTACTAAGGGttgaaatggtaaaaaatataaaagcgtacacaaattttaaaaattatatttcaacaaaGTTAAAaccatttgtttgtttatttttctagaaaatgagctataaaaagTTCCCGTACAAGCTTTTTGGAGCAAGATATTCGCATTCCAAGCAAATTTGAaagcaacaaatttttattaaaagtttattaaacttttactTATTGCGTTGTAATAACTTACTACTTGTGAATTATTGTGTTTGtgtattgttaatttttgtgaGAGAAAGAGACAATACCCCTCCCTTGTGCACGCTTGTGCCGGGTCCATCTAGtggaaaataaatatcaagagACTTCACTTGcaatagtttaatttaaaaaataagtttttaatcatagatttaatttttttcaatgaatctTACTGGAAAACTCTTCGATTAACCTTGGATAATACGTTGAATCCAACTTGCGTAATAAGATGTGCTTGTATAATATGTTTTGGTACCTTTGCATGGTTCACCAATCTCTTCTCCCGCACGGGTTACACCTATTAATTTTCCATTCTCTTGAAGTATCATGGGGCCACCACTATCACCACCACATGCATTTGAATTAGTTATGGTTGGATTGAAACATACCTGGTTTATATCACATTGATCACGGCCATATAATACAACATctgttgtttttaatatatgcgAAGAAGGGCCCCTAGGCTCAGTTTTACCCCAACCATAAATTGTTGCCCGTTTTCCTTCATagtctttattattttcatattgtaCAGGAATTGGTTGAATACTAACatcattcattaattttaaaagagcCAAATCGTCATCGTTATTATAGAAGTTAACTAGCGCAAGTTGGATTACAGGAATTATTTCACCGTTAGCGTAATCTACGTTACCAACACTAACCCAAAAACGCTGGAAAAATAAACATGTTATCATATTTTCAGTATCAACATTATGCTCTA
This genomic interval from Chrysoperla carnea chromosome 1, inChrCarn1.1, whole genome shotgun sequence contains the following:
- the LOC123290929 gene encoding chymotrypsin-1-like, giving the protein MFRLSLIALCCASLITCSPTNNHVFELDVAQPPSIELNSTLKFVSIKNRIINGVDAPNTPWVARIITDFQIIGDSYGIASDCGGSLVSSHWVLSARHCFFDEYDQTKLVSNRFWVSVGNVDYANGEIIPVIQLALVNFYNNDDDLALLKLMNDVSIQPIPVQYENNKDYEGKRATIYGWGKTEPRGPSSHILKTTDVVLYGRDQCDINQVCFNPTITNSNACGGDSGGPMILQENGKLIGVTRAGEEIGEPCKGTKTYYTSTSYYASWIQRIIQG